From Juglans regia cultivar Chandler chromosome 6, Walnut 2.0, whole genome shotgun sequence, the proteins below share one genomic window:
- the LOC109012881 gene encoding disease resistance protein RPV1-like isoform X2, with protein sequence MTTSSMASLQGVSSSLSSASTSSIHPWSYDVFLSFRGKDVRQKFISHLYNALDKRGISTYIDNELERGEEISQALFQAIEGSMISIIVLSRNYAESKWCLNEILKILECVRTIKQIVLPIFYDVDPSDVRHQKKKFGEAFSKLKGRSEGKVELVLKWEAALEELANMSGLELKNYRKESELIQEIIRWVDFRVVNHTPLSVAKYPIGLESRIQDIYQHLSIGKNDIVCMLGIFGTGGIGKTTISKDIYNRISSQFEGSCFLKNIRETSKRAGGVIQLQNTLLSTILGISFDVSDIDKGINVIRHRLCSKRVLLILDDVDELVQIEKLAGDRAWFGSGSRIIITTRDQQLLKISEVDSEYKLKILDDNEALRLFSLHAFKKDEPLDDYVELSKQVIKYAQGLPLALIVLGSDLKGQSIYQWKSAMDKYKSFPNRNIQKVLLVSYEGLDDTEREMFLDIAFFFKGESFAGVIKIFDSCGFSPVHGIQRLIDKCLITIEDEYVLMHDLLQNMGREIVRLESPKEPSKRSRLWFHEDICEVLEESTGTNKIEGMIIDMPEGEDVIRLSPKAFVQMKGLRVFINRNASFSSGPNYLSNKLIILKMRGSFLKELGMGFKFKNVTTITFDECNFLTKISDLSSISNLKELNVRRCTSLVEVHDSVGHLDNLSHLSFFDCSNLEIFPTSLKLRSLHYLDLRGCSSFRDFPKIECEMRYLHTLNLAGTVVEELPVSIGNLTGLDHLILSGCKNLMRLPINSILQMQHLSQLGIGGCTNLVKKMGDDRQSILATDSTRMEDEISSSHEEQVHELAPPMNSRNGSSALQVLNLQNCFQSKSSFFPISSFFIVFNSSATLKFLYLSKSEFDSLPTSIKGFVALNYLYMWDCKKLEEVLELPPNIRFVNVQGCKSLERFPEVSRILEFNGSHIRSLQQINICGCDKMHEKIWNYKVPNSLLWKGHYDATVFPENEIPGWFRYQKEFLENEIVKRGDNDFQLRKNEEWVINIEGPHYLKDISGIVVYAVVFYKEANYMDTIEDVEITSNSSNHVCRINLSEGVSLHHNNTTEVGGKYYVRVSYSDLESFKVKVLENLRVQLRTDWASFRVPYYRSWGANIIYKKHESRAHKRRKMD encoded by the exons ATGACCACTTCTTCCATGGCCAGCTTACAAGGAGTTTCTTCCTCGCTCTCTTCCGCTTCAACTTCTTCCATCCATCCGTGGAGTTACGATGTATTCTTGAGCTTTAGAGGTAAAGATGTTcgccaaaaatttatttctcatctatacAATGCTTTGGATAAAAGGGGAATCAGCACTTACATAGACAATGAGCTTGAAAGAGGAGAGGAAATTTCACAAGCACTTTTCCAAGCTATCGAAGggtcaatgatttctattatcGTACTCTCTAGAAACTATGCAGAATCTAAATGGTGCTTAAACGAGATATTGAAGATCCTTGAGTGTGTGAGAACAATAAAACAAATTGTTCTACCAATATTTTACGATGTAGATCCATCAGATGTAagacatcaaaaaaaaaaatttggagaaGCATTTTCTAAACTTAAAGGTAGGTCCGAGGGCAAGGTAGAACTAGTGCTGAAGTGGGAGGCAGCATTAGAAGAACTAGCCAATATGTCGGGGCTCGAATTAAAGAATTACAG GAAAGAGTCAGAACTTATCCAGGAAATCATTCGATGGGTGGACTTTAGAGTGGTAAACCATACACCTCTAAGCGTTGCCAAGTATCCAATTGGGTTAGAGTCTCGTATACAAGACATTTATCAGCATTTAAGTATTGGAAAGAATGATATTGTATGCATGCTAGGGATATTTGGGACCGGTGGAATTGGTAAGACAACTATTTCAAAAGATATCTATAACCGGATTTCTTCTCAATTTGAAGGaagttgtttcttgaaaaacattagagaaacttcaaaacGAGCAGGAGGTGTAATTCAGCTGCAAAATACACTTCTTTCTACGATCTTGGGAATAAGTTTTGATGTTAGTGATATTGACAAAGGCATCAATGTGATTAGGCATAGACTTTGCTCTAAAAGGGTTCTCTtaattcttgatgatgtggatgagTTGGTCCAAATAGAAAAGTTAGCTGGAGATCGTGCTTGGTTTGGTTCAGGAAGTAGAATCATtataacaacaagagatcaacaattattaaaaatctcTGAAGTTGATTCGGAATAcaagttgaaaattttggatGACAATGAAGCTCTTCGGCTCTTTAGCTTGCATGCTTTTAAGAAAGACGAACCACTCGACGATTATGTGGAACTCTCTAAACAAGTAATAAAATATGCTCAGGGTCTTCCACTAGCTCTAATAGTGCTAGGTTCAGATCTAAAAGGTCAAAGTATATATCAATGGAAAAGTGCAATGGATAAATATAAAAGCTTTCCTAACAGAAATATTCAAAAAGTACTCTTAGTGAGCTATGAAGGATTGGATGATACTGAGAGGGAAATGTTCCTTgatattgcatttttctttaaagGAGAATCTTTTGCTGGtgtcataaaaatatttgatagtTGTGGTTTTTCTCCCGTTCATGGTATCCAAAGGCTTATAGACAAGTGTCTTATTACTATTGAAGATGAATATGTTCTGATGCATGACTTGCTACAAAATATGGGTCGAGAAATTGTTCGACTAGAATCACCCAAAGAGCCGAGCAAACGTAGTAGATTGTGGTTTCATGAGGATATCTGTGAAGTGTTGGAAGAAAGTACG GGTACAAACAAAATCGAAGGCATGATAATAGATATGCCTGAAGGCGAGGACGTGATTAGGTTGAGTCCCAAAGCATTTGTACAGATGAAAGGACTTAGAGTGTTTATCAATCGTAATGCAAGTTTTTCAAGTGGACCTAATTATCTCTCCAACAA GCTCATTATATTGAAAATGCGTGGTAGCTTCTTGAAGGAGTTAGGCATGGGATTCAAGTTTAAG AATGTGACAACTATAACTTTTGATGAATGCAACTTCTTAACAAAAATCTCGGATCTTTCAAGCatctcaaatttgaaggaattgAATGTCAGAAGGTGTACAAGTTTAGTTGAGGTGCATGATTCCGTCGGACACCTGGATAATCTTTCTCATTTGAGTTTTTTTGATTGCTCTAACCTCGAAATTTTTCCAACAAGTCTCAAGTTGAGATCTTTACACTACCTTGATCTTCGTGGTTGCTCAAGCTTTCGTGACTTTCCTAAAATCGAGtgtgaaatgagatatttacaTACATTGAATCTAGCTGGCACTGTAGTGGAAGAACTACCTGTATCCATTGGAAACCTCACTGGACTTGATCATTTAATTCTAAGTGGTTGCAAAAACCTTATGCGTCTCCCAATTAACAGCATTCTTCAAATGCAACATTTAAGCCAGCTTGGGATTGGTGGTTGTACAAATCTGGTAAAGAAGATGGGGGATGATAGACAATCCATTCTAGCTACTGATTCTACTAGAATGGAAGATGAGATATCATCGAGTCATGAAGAACAAGTCCATGAATTGGCGCCTCCAATGAATTCACGCAATGGGAGCAGTGCATTACAAGTGTTGAATCTTCAAAATTGTTTCCAATCAAAATCAAGTTTCTTTCCAATATCAAGTTTCTTTATCGTGTTTAATTCCTCAGCcactttgaaatttttatatctatCGAAAAGTGAATTTGATAGTCTTCCCACAAGCATCAAAGGATTTGTTGCACTCAATTACCTCTACATGTGGGATTGCAAGAAACTTGAAGAAGTCTTAGAACTTCCACCAAATATAAGATTTGTAAATGTTCAGGGATGCAAGTCGTTAGAAAGATTTCCAGAAGTATCAAGAATATTGGAATTCAATGGAAGCCACATCAGATCGCTACAACAGATTAATATTTGTGGCTGCGACAAAATGCATGAGAAGATTTGGAATTATAAAGTGCCAAATTCATTACTATGGAAG GGACACTATGATGCCACTGTGTTTCCAGAAAATGAGATTCCAGGGTGGTTTCGGTATCAAAAAgagtttttagaaaatgaaattgttaAGAGAGGGGATAATGATTTCCAACTGAGGAAAAATGAAGAATGGGTAATAAATATTGAGGGGCCACACTATTTGAAGGATATAAGTGGAATTGTAGTATATGCAGTTGTGTTTTATAAAGAAGCTAACTACATGGATACCATTGAAGATGTTGAGATAACAAGCAATAGTTCCAATCATGTATGCCGTATCAATCTTTCTGAAGGGGTAAGTTTGCATCATAATAATACAACTGAAGTTGGAGGCAAATATTATGTACGGGTGAGCTACTCCGATTTAGAATCGTTTAAGGTAAAGGTTTTGGAGAATTTGAGAGTTCAACTTCGTACTGATTGGGCTTCTTTTCGGGTACCGTATTATAGAAGTTGGGGAGCCAATATTATATACAAGAAGCATGAAAGCAGAGcacataaaagaagaaaaatggattGA